From the genome of Nitrospirota bacterium, one region includes:
- a CDS encoding folylpolyglutamate synthase/dihydrofolate synthase family protein, with protein MSYADTIEFLYQLQWHGMRMDLTPVSRLLDAVGRPHERFAVVHVGGTNGKGSTAAMLASILREAGYSVGLYTSPHLVDFTERIRINGRPIDASDVVALAEVLRAGMPHDVDPTFFEFTTAMAFLAFAEARVDIAVIEVGMGGRLDATNVVRPVVSVITNVDLDHERYLGDTVGAIAEEKAGIIKPGVPLVTATVHDEALAVLSARAAERRSPLTVIGRHVRAEGASPAAFAYHGLTTRVDGLACSLLGRHQLTNAASALAAVEHARARGVRIQVEAIRRGLAGVRWEGRLEVIKSSPRIVVDGAHNAAGAAALAQFLEGERAAGRIRRLVVVFGILADKDLHAIIEPVGSLADEVVLTEPAYHRAAPVETLLEAASSLAAPVRVAPSVASALEVVEARLAPDDWCVVTGSLYTVGEVKAIYQGRGQLSVLRG; from the coding sequence ATGAGTTACGCTGACACGATCGAGTTCCTCTATCAACTGCAGTGGCATGGGATGCGGATGGATCTGACGCCGGTCTCGCGGCTGCTCGATGCGGTGGGGCGGCCCCACGAGCGTTTCGCCGTCGTGCACGTGGGGGGCACGAACGGAAAGGGATCTACGGCGGCCATGCTGGCGTCGATCCTGCGGGAGGCCGGGTACTCGGTGGGGCTGTACACCTCGCCGCATCTGGTGGACTTCACCGAGCGGATCAGGATCAATGGGCGTCCCATCGATGCCTCGGACGTGGTGGCGCTCGCCGAGGTGCTGCGGGCTGGGATGCCCCATGATGTGGATCCGACGTTTTTTGAGTTCACGACCGCCATGGCGTTTCTGGCTTTTGCCGAGGCTCGCGTCGACATCGCGGTGATCGAAGTCGGGATGGGGGGGCGGCTGGACGCGACCAACGTGGTCCGGCCCGTCGTGTCGGTCATCACCAACGTCGACTTGGACCACGAGCGGTATCTAGGCGACACGGTCGGTGCCATTGCGGAAGAGAAGGCCGGCATCATCAAGCCCGGCGTTCCGCTGGTCACGGCGACCGTGCATGATGAGGCGCTTGCGGTATTGTCCGCACGCGCCGCGGAACGTCGTTCGCCCTTGACCGTGATCGGCCGCCACGTGCGGGCGGAGGGGGCCTCGCCGGCCGCGTTCGCATACCACGGTCTGACCACCCGCGTCGACGGTCTCGCCTGTTCGCTCTTGGGGCGTCATCAACTGACCAACGCAGCCTCGGCGCTGGCGGCGGTGGAGCACGCAAGGGCGCGGGGTGTGCGCATTCAGGTGGAAGCGATCCGGCGTGGACTGGCCGGCGTTCGGTGGGAAGGGCGGCTGGAGGTGATCAAATCCTCTCCGCGGATCGTGGTGGACGGGGCCCACAACGCCGCCGGAGCCGCGGCACTGGCCCAGTTCCTGGAGGGAGAACGCGCGGCCGGACGGATCCGTCGCCTCGTGGTGGTATTCGGCATCCTGGCTGATAAGGATCTGCACGCGATCATCGAGCCGGTGGGCTCGCTAGCCGACGAGGTCGTGCTGACCGAACCCGCGTACCACCGCGCGGCTCCGGTGGAAACTCTGCTCGAGGCGGCGTCCTCCCTTGCCGCGCCCGTTCGCGTGGCGCCCAGCGTGGCGAGCGCGTTGGAGGTGGTTGAGGCGCGCTTGGCACCCGACGACTGGTGCGTGGTTACCGGGTCGCTGTACACGGTGGGGGAAGTGAAGGCGATTTACCAGGGGCGAGGCCAGCTCTCGGTGCTGCGCGGGTAG
- the accD gene encoding acetyl-CoA carboxylase, carboxyltransferase subunit beta — translation MAWFQKKDKREADDDGEGDKRGKPSAEGLWVKCNHCREIIYRKELERNLRVCPKCDYHFPITVDERIALLLDEGSFKEWDGDLAPTDPLGFRDTQKYRDRLKAAQEQTGRRDALISGTGTIEGQTVALCVFHFGFMGGSMGSVVGERIVRAAERAEGSRLALIVVTASGGARMQEGILSLMQMAKTSAAVGRLQRAGLPYISILTDPTYGGVSASVATLGDIILAEPKALIGFAGPRVIEQTIKQQLPAGFQRAEFLLDHGMIDRIVERKKMKATLASLLSCL, via the coding sequence GTGGCCTGGTTTCAGAAAAAGGACAAGCGCGAGGCGGACGACGACGGCGAGGGCGACAAGCGGGGCAAACCCTCGGCGGAAGGTCTGTGGGTCAAGTGCAATCATTGCCGGGAGATCATTTACCGCAAGGAGCTCGAGCGAAACCTGCGGGTCTGTCCCAAATGTGACTACCACTTTCCGATCACGGTCGATGAGCGTATTGCCCTCCTGCTGGACGAAGGCAGCTTCAAAGAATGGGACGGGGACCTCGCTCCGACCGACCCGCTCGGGTTCCGCGACACCCAGAAGTACCGCGATCGGCTGAAGGCGGCGCAGGAACAAACCGGGCGCCGCGATGCCCTGATCAGCGGGACCGGGACCATCGAAGGTCAGACCGTTGCCCTCTGCGTCTTTCACTTCGGGTTTATGGGAGGCAGCATGGGCTCGGTCGTGGGCGAGCGGATCGTCCGAGCGGCGGAGCGCGCGGAAGGGAGCCGGCTCGCCCTTATCGTGGTCACGGCCTCTGGCGGGGCGCGCATGCAGGAGGGGATCCTGTCGCTGATGCAGATGGCCAAGACGTCGGCCGCAGTCGGCCGGCTGCAGCGCGCCGGACTGCCCTATATTTCCATCTTGACCGATCCCACCTACGGGGGCGTATCGGCCAGCGTCGCGACGCTGGGGGACATCATCCTGGCCGAACCCAAGGCGCTGATCGGGTTTGCGGGGCCGCGGGTCATCGAGCAAACCATCAAACAACAGTTGCCCGCCGGCTTCCAGCGCGCGGAGTTTCTCCTCGATCACGGGATGATCGACCGGATCGTCGAGCGCAAGAAGATGAAGGCGACGCTCGCCTCGCTCCTCTCCTGCCTGTAG
- a CDS encoding histidinol-phosphatase, whose translation MARAFIRMAQLLERQGDNPYRVRAYRRGAGSVWACHEPIERVASQGRLQSLAGIGPELASKINEILETGTFATYEAQVRQADPEVQALIQDGLPPEVALLVDAYRRRGAIDELRGLAASHLLRSLPGVTRASERQILEWIDRAGSTLDRGAARVPTGP comes from the coding sequence GTGGCTCGTGCGTTCATCCGTATGGCCCAGTTGCTCGAGCGCCAGGGCGACAACCCCTATCGTGTGCGGGCGTATCGTCGCGGCGCCGGCTCGGTGTGGGCCTGCCACGAACCGATCGAGCGAGTGGCTTCGCAGGGGCGACTCCAGTCGCTTGCCGGCATTGGTCCTGAGCTGGCCTCTAAGATCAACGAGATCCTCGAGACCGGCACGTTCGCGACGTACGAGGCGCAGGTCCGCCAGGCCGACCCCGAGGTGCAGGCGTTGATCCAGGACGGCCTGCCGCCCGAGGTGGCGCTGTTGGTCGATGCGTACCGCCGACGCGGGGCGATCGACGAACTGCGGGGACTGGCTGCCTCGCATCTGCTGCGGAGTCTTCCCGGCGTGACACGGGCCTCCGAGCGCCAGATTTTGGAATGGATCGACCGCGCCGGCTCCACCCTCGACCGCGGTGCCGCCAGGGTGCCAACCGGGCCGTGA